In one window of Primulina tabacum isolate GXHZ01 chromosome 8, ASM2559414v2, whole genome shotgun sequence DNA:
- the LOC142552524 gene encoding LOW QUALITY PROTEIN: pathogenesis-related leaf protein 6-like (The sequence of the model RefSeq protein was modified relative to this genomic sequence to represent the inferred CDS: inserted 2 bases in 1 codon), with translation MKIRQTTLISLLLFFIFTASEHLCHAQNSPQDFLNAHNAARAQVGVGPMTWDANXNYVNSRLGDCSLVHSTNRPYGENLAKGSGDFTGVAAVNLWVAKKPNYNYGSNSCVGGECLHYTQVVWRNSVRLGCARARCNNGWWYISCNYDPPGNYVGQRPY, from the exons ATGAAAATCCGCCAAACAACATTGATATCTCTTCTTTTATTCTTCATTTTCACGGCGTCGGAACATTTGTGTCACGCCCAAAACTCTCCACAAGACTTCCTAAACGCACACAATGCCGCTCGTGCCCAAGTTGGGGTCGGGCCAATGACATGGGACGCAAA AAATTATGTCAACTCCAGACTCGGTGATTGTAGCCTCGTGCACTCGACGAATCGCCCCTATGGGGAGAATCTCGCCAAGGGAAGTGGTGATTTCACGGGAGTGGCTGCAGTGAACTTGTGGGTAGCGAAGAAGCCCAACTATAATTATGGGTCTAATTCGTGTGTCGGGGGAGAGTGCCTACACTATACGCAAGTTGTGTGGCGTAACTCGGTGCGCCTCGGGTGCGCTAGGGCTCGATGCAACAATGGGTGGTGGTACATTTCTTGCAACTATGATCCACCGGGTAATTATGTTGGCCAACGCCCTTACTAG
- the LOC142554067 gene encoding uncharacterized protein LOC142554067, translating into MLLSLVEDLNLFNKYPWGTIAYNEVLKSIKRDLTSIKLKKKKKNEKIVEYGAFTLNGFVHPLQILAYECIPGIAKKFAKRRDGYNMILPRMCGWISNDWHVKSSPKYNEVVQASHEFLNRMVIGMLTPTELELQALYIANGQFSDSDPNLSHVLPLLSERQNVYCYADSSPENVDQPLEEQKSFEDMQSQRADAHDKQSPPLRQEEDRPHTSTHIDPSAFVGEVPSVPNYFVQLQDYIDEKFTKLQAYMDERFTNIEEKLEEVSVQVKNTGKKSSRDITSTN; encoded by the exons ATGCTTTTGAGTTTAGTGGAGGATTTGAATTTGTTTAACAAATATCCTTGGGGTACGATAGCTTATAACGAAGTTCTTAAAAGTATAAAGCGAGATTTAACTTCAATcaaattgaagaaaaagaagaagaacgAAAAGATTGTCGAATATGGAGCGTTTACTTTGAACGGATTTGTTCATCCACTTCAA ATTCTTGCATATGAATGTATTCCTGGCATTGCAAAGAAGTTTGCTAAGCGAAGAGATGGATATAACATGATTCTTCCGCGTATGTGTGGATGGAtttcaaatgattggcatgtgaAATCATCTCCAAAGTACAATGAAGTTGTTCAAGCATCACATGAGTTTTTAAATAGG ATGGTTATTGGCATGTTGACACCTACAGAGTTGGAACTACAAGCCTTGTACATCGCAAATGGTCAATTTTCTGATTCAGATCCTAATTTATCGCATGTTCTACCATTGTTGTCGGAGAGACAAAATGTATACTGCTATGCAGATAGCAGTCCCGAAAACGTTGATCAACCCTTAGAAGAGCAAAAATCTTTTGAAGATATGCAAAGCCAGAGAGCAGATGCACATGACAAACAATCACCTCCACTTCGTCAAGAAGAAGATCGACCACACACCTCCACACATATTGATCCGAGTGCTTTTGTTGGAGAGGTTCCCAGTGTTCCAAATTATTTTGTCCAACTTCAAGATTATATAGATGAGAAGTTTACAAAATTGCAAGCATACATGGATGAAAGATTTACTAATATTGAGGAGAAGCTTGAAGAGGTATCTGTCCAGGTAAAAAACACAGGAAAAAAATCCAGCAGAGACATCACGTCAACCAACTAG